The stretch of DNA AAGTTGCCTTTTTTTCTGCATCCGATTGAGAAAAGCTAGTCTCCGAAAGAGGCACAAAGAAGTGCTCAGAACCTCCGTCAGAATGGCTATCCCGAGATGACTCTAAATTGCATGACTGCAATGACAGTGCAGCTTCTCTTACCGACCTCTTCAAATTCAAGACAAAGGAACTATCACTACCTACAAAGTAGAGACATTATCAGAAACTTTGTTTCTAACATACAGACAACGGAATTCCCTCAAAAAACCATAAGCTTCAATATAATAAAACATGTCAAAGATCAATAGTCAAATTCTCCTAAAATCTTGAGCTATTATGAGCAGGGGAGGTACTGGGGTGGGGTAGAGGCTAAAACTTATGAATGAGTCAAACACGAATAACACGAAGGCGGTAGTTTGTGACTTTGTTATACAGGAATTACAAGCTCGTGATATTTGAAGGTTTGTGACCCTTAATTGCAATCATGTGACATGGTTTCTCATTTGCACTCCCACGACAGTCCACTCCTACTATGAGACAAACCTATGCTTCCTAGTGGTGGTCTATGGTGaggctatatttttttttcctcgtGGAGGCACTAGAATATATAAGCATATGCATCAAAAGGTTTTTCagattttgttcttttttataaaaaaaaaatggagtgactgtgtttaaattttatatgcttaattttaaaataactaaaaatctAAAACTCATATAGCTATATAGGCTTGTGAGGCACAAACAACATATGTGTGGCCGTATTCTTGCAATTCGTACCTCTTCGTGTGAAAAAGGCACACCCTTATTAATAATATTCAAGgttcttattattttctttccttcttcctTTTACCTAAAATCTCACAGCTTCAACAGtgctaaaatttaatttaaacgAATTACGAAAAATGGGGATCAAACTCCTAATCTATTTGATACCATGACAAGGACCAATTCTGCTAAAAGCTTAAGCAGTTTGATAGAGGCCCAAAGGGTTTTTTTTATCCCCAACAAAATATTTTGGcaaaaattatgaagaaataACGCACCTTCTGAACTTGCTACTTCATTATTTGAAGGAGCGTCCAATGATTTACTATCAGAAAGGTTCTCTGTTTGGTTGGTTTGAGAAGCATTACCATGCCGCCTTTGCACATTTCCAACTTTTCCAGAAGATGGGGTCATGCTAAATAACTGAGGAAGTTTTAAAGTGGAGGGACTAACAGAAACCTTGTCAAGCTGGACATTCGACATTCTTGAAGCCAACTCACCAACATCATCAGTACTACTTTCctgaataatattaaaattgataatgaaaaatatagttTAAATCAGACCTCTTGTTGCAAATGCATCAAAGAAGCAACAGTTGCATCATAATAAATAGTACATTACCATCCTCCCACTGCTCTGTGCTTGGATAGGTGACGATGACTGGCTATGATGCCTGTTCAATAGATGTGGAGTTAGATTGGAGGACAAGCAGTTCACTTTTTCTGTACACTCTGATATGGACTTCTGAATTGTTGGGGCAACATCTTTCAATTGGTTAATAAGCACCTGAAAATGAAAAATGCAACAATGTCAAATTCCTAGAGAGGAATCATTTGAGTATATGAACAGTAATTACAGGTCAACTCTGTATAAGATACTACAGCCCTACTGTGAAAAGAGGGAAGACGTGGTGCAAAGACACGTTAAATAGTATATCAATATTTTATCGGTAGAACCAGCAAGTAATTGATAAAAGCAATGCAACTCATGCAAAATACAAGGTTTTATTGCTTTGCTTTCTATTTTTCTCACAGGATAATGCCAACTGGTATTTGGTAAGTATCCAAGCACTTGGAAAACCCTGCCTTAAAAGCTAGATATTAAGGAGAAAGAATCAAGGTACTTAGATGATACTTTTGAATAACTGCCTAATTAAGTTGTCTACCCAAAACAAAAGTGAAGTTTCACTAAATCAATGCAACTCTCTGCATATACAGGGTCAATCAACTAAATAGTGTCTAAAATCATTAACGACACCATTTCTCccttgaaaaaaagaaagaaaaaaaaaaccaggaTCAATGAAGTTTGGTAGAGGTCGTCTAAATTTTTCATCCAAAACCTCAAGAAACATGGAAAAACGAAGCTTCCTATAGAAGCAATTCAATACTGATAGGTTTTTCACATTATAAAAGTTTTAATGCATCACCTGGAAGCTAGCCAAGTGTTGCTGATGCTCTGCAAGGGTTGCTGCTAAAGACTCAGCATGGCCACTTGAACCGCCTTCCTGTGCACTGCGCAATATATCTGGACCCTCTCCATCATTTGCTTTCGCCTACAGATAGTTACAAGCTTCAATATGTAATAAAATCGAGTGAACAGTGGAATCAACTTACTACTACTAGGCATTGTGACTCTCTACTGAACACAATTGCATAAGTAATCAAAttgccaagtttttggtgcaaCATATATTGGATTATCCCATTTTTCAAGATTTTGAACCACAAACAACAACCATCAAATTATACAGTgtcaaacaaacataataaaaaaattgttgcaaacaaaatcatatttattaaCCAGCCATCATATGTTTAAGAAAGAGAACTTTAACATTATTTTAGAGTTTCATAATTCTCTCAGGTCTTTATTGCAGAAATACAACCTTAACAAAAGTAGAATGCTAGCTGATACGATAAAGATAAGTGCACACCCAAGGTTTGACAAAAGTCAAGACATTTGATAAAGAATATACGAAAAGAAGTTTGGTTTTTTATCCTCCAAACAAACTTCATTAGGTTAAGGCAAAACATCTAGGATAAAGGTACACATACGGGCCAGACACAGGTAATGATCATAAATAACTTCAACCAATCTCACACCACACAAAGTAGTTATCTTAATAATGAAACATTATATATTGAAGCATCCAAATTTTCAAATGCTAACAGCGTGTCCAACCAATAGGATCTTGACATTAATCTGATTTCCCTTTTGGaagttgtttgttttttgttccatagtaaaaaaagtttgaatGAACTAATGACTTCGAAGTAAAAAACCAGTTGATGAAAAATTCATGCCTCAACTCCAATTAATCATTAAACTTTTGATAAAGTAACAAAAGGTTTCCAAAAAACACAGCTATATTTGGCAATGTGTGATGGAAAAATTCAAGGATCATTTAGGTTTTATCtaaatgaaaacaatttataactTCAAAAATCAAAGCTCAATGCTGAAACCTTGGGGGTTAACAGGGTGATTTTACTGATTCTTTTCTTCAATCAATTTAACACAGACCTGAGACCACCCCAAAATCATCACTTTAGATCAGGATTCATGTTTGATTTCAAAGTTGCCAAAACCAAATTTGATTATGGCCTTATAAAGCTTGACAGACCATGCTTAAGGCACAGTTCAgctcaatttgaaaaattattagGAAAAATGACAGAATAGTGTGCATATGAAGATTGTGAAATGTTTACCTACAGTTAACCAAAGATCAGAATGAGGAAATTGCTTAAAAATTGTATTGGTTCATTTTAATAAAGTTGACATTGTTTCAAAAATAACCACCTTCTTCATGAAGGGGACAGCACATAATCCAATATGCTGCCCAGGCAGTTTCGAAGTTCGATGCCATTGGCATTTGGTAGCCATAATTCATAGACAACAATGAAAGAAAGGAACTAGAAGAGCAGAAGTGGCCATCTTTAAAGGAAAGTTTGTAAGGATCATACCAGATGAAGTGATTGTCTATGGATACGTTGCAAAGCATGTGTCCATCGGCGTATAACTTCTGCTATGTCAACAGTTTGGTGAACTCTCCCATTTCTGTCATCCACTGTTGTCAATGTCTCGCTACTAAAATGAGATCCATCAATCTCTTCTTTGTTGTCCATTTGCACTGAAGGCGAATCCCCAGACTCACCAGATTCTGAATAAGGAGCCTGTGAACTCTGGTCCATTGCTGCAAGCAGAGACGATCCAGAGATTCGGTACCTGAAGTTGAAGTACAAAAAGGTTAGCCAAAACATTTGATCTACAAATAATGGTAAGGCAAGGTAATCTACATCCTACATTACCTATGTTCCCGATGAGCTATCAAATCTTCAATAGGGCCTGATGCAAGAACTTCGTGTTGACCTGTACATTAGTATTAACAAAGCTTATATATCATACTAGCCATTATTTCTAAATATAGCAGTTTTATAGagataaaataaaagaacagGCAAGGATTGTAGGTGGTGGGGCACACAAATTGTTGAACCTTACAAtcttaaattgaaaaaatgtcCACAACAATGGTTCATCATCGACACTTTTAGGTACAAAAACTAATGACACTTTcagaaataataaaatcaaaattgacTTTGAAATTCATCAATCTTGCATAGCTATACACAGAAATGTGACCTGTGCCGGCAATGAGAAGAGGGAAAAATATTATCATTAGTcaacttattaattaataaagaatGCATTGTAAAACCCCAAACCTCAGAAACTTATAATTAATTAGCTTCCCATACTTGTcgaatcaatttcaaacaagaTATTAGAATCACATGATTCACTCTACAAATACAAAGgggaagaaaaatataaaattttgcaCTTACTTTTACGAGCTAATAAAGAATCCCATAGGCGAGTAGCCTTTGAAACTAAATGGGAATTCTGACTCGAACTGGATACAAGATCATCCCAGAGTTCTCCTTCCAATTTGACTTTATTCCTCAAGTCATGCAGTTTTTCCAGCTCTTGTTGCAAATAAGCCTGAATTCAGGTTTTACATTATTACCACATAATAGAAAGATGCAAAAGGAATCATCTAGatggggagagagagagagtatgaACTATATCTAAATAAACTTCAGTTATTGATGCACCTCTTCAGCGCATAACCCACGAAATTCAGCAGTCATTTCATGAGCCAAATTAGACCACATAGCCTGCTTTTGTACAGCCATTTCCGCATTTTCTAAAAACTTCCTTCTTTCAAGGGCTATTCTTGCCTGTTAAAGATCAAAGACTCAACTGAGTTACTTAAGACAGAGTAGTGCATCAACATAAGAATATGAAAGGAAAACCAATAAAGAGAAGTAGAAGAGGTATGGATACATTTGTACCACGTCAAATGTCTTAGAAACAATTACTCCCTCCATCTCACATTAAGTGTCTTGTTCTTAATATTTTGTTGTCtcaaattatttgtcattttataaTCCCAAAAGaccattaattaaatttttcaaataacATAACATCATTATTCATTAGCATTGCAAGTTTTCAACTACTTTCAATTAATTCGTCATTCCCCCTAACCCCAATTACAAGgacattttattaaaaaagatcTATTTTACATTGCAAAAAATGGATGCAATCAATAATTTTCTTATGTCTTGAACATTACCTTAAACAACACTTAATATGAGATGGAGGGAGTACACCAAAAATACAACTCTCTTTTGTAAAAACTCAGactgccaaaaaaaaaaacttctatagAGAACATGCCAAACTCCTCATAAGTGCATCTATTATTACAATGATGATACATGAACATAATGGTAGTCAATTCATTCTTTCCTAAATTCTATGCATTATTCCAATACCTTTGTAACTGGAAGTAGAGTAGCTGCATGTGAGAATGCTACATCAGTCAATGGCGTAGGCAGCGGGTTAGATGCTATGTCAGAAGTAAATGTCCGTCGATGAACCTCGCGCAGAGCATGCAAAGAAAGTTGCCACAAAAGCTCAACAAACCTACATCAACATGTacatttttaaatgattttagaAATGAATAACTATGTTGTAAATCTCGGATAGCAACACGGAGCACTGGACCTCAACACCCCTATAGCGGGATGGTGGATAGCAGGATAACCACTATTCCAAAGAATAAAATATACTATACAGACTATACGAAAACCCCAACAGCAtacataaatactaaaaaaataatgaaatacgTACACAACCAAAGGGGTAGTCATAGTTAATTTCCAACTAAAATAGCCTCACCACCACTGAAAATGAAGAGAGAAGGATAATGATCTCATTTCAACCTTCGCAGAAACCAAAACAAAGAACAGggggaaaaaattaaaaacaaataatatcaGAGGGAAAACAGGGTAGTGCAAACTGTTTAACAAAAACAGGGCATTGTGAACCTTCACAGATGCTACCGCAAAATGCCTTTTCTGCCACGATTAGAAACCGTTTTTACTGCTAGTTTTGGCCAGGGATCACACTGAAATTGCGTCGCAGCAGAACCCTTAATGCACACGAAACCGCGGTAGACTGCAATTGCAACGCTGTTGACAACATAGCCTTATAAAAATCCTAACAAGGAGCTTCTGTAATCAGCTTACCATGAGAGATTACCTAGTTGAATTCTAATATAAAAAACGACACTAGAAATCTGTTCCCAAGGTGTAGATCTATGTCCTttcaaatggtttcactttggAAAAACCGTGTAGATCTATGTCCTttcaaatggtttcactttggAAAAACCGTGTAGATCTATGTCCTTTCAAATGGTTTCACTTAATGTTTTTCTTGGTCTCTCTCTTCTCAAATAATACGTAGACTATTCACCCATCTAATCAATATGCCTTACAAGGCTGGGTTTCTATTGGTCTTCTTCTCGCATGATTAACTATTTTACACAAAGGTCTACCATATTTTCCTTAGATAATAGGTGCTTGTCACTCTCGTTATCTTGTTCTATGTGTCCACTCATCTACCAAAATATCTTTGTGAACATTGAATAAAACACTCAGCTTATGATGTTTTAAACTCTATCACCCCGTTCACTATCTTAAAACATCACAAgcaaaatattcttattttttctgATATTTTCTAGGAGGTCAAATTCCAGTTACTCAATTCAACCACGCAGTTTTTCTTGCTCGGTGCACAAGTTCTATTCAATACTAACTGTACACGAATTTCACTGACTAGTCAGTATTTCATCATTAACTACAAAAGCACTTCACTTCTTGCCACCAAAAACTTATAAATCTACCCATCCATAACTTTTTTTCGGAAAGGCATATTGAATTGAAACACCACAACCTCCTAACACCACCACACCTTCGATGACCACCTTAGCCTAATATAATTACAAGACAGCAAACCACCCCAAACATTTACCAAAAAAGGCGAGCCGAGCCCAAACTGTTAGACCCAAGTCATGGATACAAGgatatatatgattaaaaaaaaaagtctgccCATTAAGAAGCAATGTAATGATTTCTAAACACCACTAACATTACAAGCTCAAAGTCCCCCACCAAATCTGCCACAGAAAAGCTACATCAGCTGAAGAAACAAACTGCTGCGCAATGCAACACCACCCCAACAAGCCAGCGATTCTCAGAAAAAAACTAAATCCAACTTAGCCaacaatttataatatataataccAATGCTACAAGTACAAATAACAAATCAACTTAACTTTCTGCAATCAACAATTACATTACATTAAATACCAACCTAGGTCCACAACAAGTAGCAAGTGAAGAAACCCTCGAATTACTTCTCGGAAGCGCTCCTTGCGACTCAAGCTCACTAATAATCCCTTGCACAACCTACCAAACACAACCATTCCCCCAAATCCACTCAAATTCAAATCCTCAAcagaaaaaaacaaattctaccaaaaataaaataacaaatcaatACCTTACGAAAATCACGCGATTGAGCAGAATCAAAAATCGGCCAAACCTTATCAAAATCCTGAAAGATCCACACAAAAAAAACCAAGTTAAAGTACCAGAtcaaacagaaaaaaaataatgaaaaatgtaGAAAAATCTCAAAAGAGTGAAAAATTACTTTTGAAGATTGAATTGGTCCTCTAAGAGAAGAAAGAATGAAATATAACAACTGTTCTCCTAATTTAGGGTTAGAATGACGAAATGCACCAACACGAGGAGTTGAATTCGATGCTCCAACTCCAATAACCGATGGATCCAAACCTAACAACAAACAATTTGTATACATTGCACTTTCTAGTTcaatttctctttctttctctctatcCATCGTCATTTACCTTCTTCTCATACGTTTACGTTTTGAAAAAACACTTCAAACGCGCGTTTGTGAATAAGCTATAATCAATTTTCTGCTTCTCATAAAAGCGAGGTTATGGTTGTGAAAACGTGGATCGAAACGCAGTTAAACGCGCGTTTTAAGAAAAAAGCTAtaatttgcttcttcttcttcgatgAGTTTCTTTCTGATCTTCTCACTGTGTTGTTtgtgtttctttatttttttatttattttttgggatttttttgaGAAAGTGGGTCCTTGTGTTTTTTAGAAATTACGAAACGACACCGTAATTTGAAAAAGGTGGTGTTTTTTTGAATATTGAGAAGTTTGAAATTTGGAGGATAGTGGCAGGTTAGCACCGTTTTGGGAGCAAAGTATAGATTGCCGATCGTTGCCGGCACGACTTGTCTTTTTTGCTCAAttactctattttattttaataaaagaatgaaAACAACCAAACAAGAAAAagttgtaaccaaaaaaatcaaacaagaaaaagctaaaaaaaataaaaatagacatagcttaagctataaactcaatcttattattatcttttctAGCGTTAATCGTATagtattagtcttttttttttgtgaaatggatcccaataatTATTTCAACAGTTAAGATTattctaattatcccaacaattatcaaaatcccaacaattttcaaaatccaaatcaattttCCAACCAACATCCTCAAAACATACCTAATTTTGGTTTTGCACCAAATTTCAACCAGTCATCCTCTGTTCCAAACTTTCATCCATATTATGGATCTATGATGAGAAATTCATCTCAAACACTCCCGTAATGGTTATATGCCAATGGTGAATGAAAATGTTCTGAGTGGTGGTGCACCTGAATTTCCCGAATTTTCAACACAAATAACTATTGCTAATGAGGATTCAACTCCTAAGAGCAAGAAAAACCAGCAACCAGCATGGAACATTGAACAAAATTTGGTGCTAATTAGTGGGTGGATCAAATTTGGAATAGCAGTGTTGTCGGGAGAAACCAGAAAGGTGAAACATATTAGGGTCAAATTGCTGACTATTGTAATGAGCATTGCTCATTCGATCCTCCGCGTGATGGAGTTGCATGCCGAAACCGTTTTaattatatgaacaaaatacTGGGTAAATGGATTGACAGTTATGATGGCGTTAAGCGTTTCCAAGGAAACGGTTGGTTCGAGAATGATGTTTTGGCAAAAGCGCAGGAAATATACGAATGTGGGAAGAATGTTCGATTCACTTTAATGGAAGAATGGAATGCTCTCCATGATCAACCACGTTATAGTAGTCAGGTAGGATCTGGAAGTAGTGGATTTAAGAGATCTCACGAGAGTGATGCATGTGGCTCAAACTCTGTAAGATCTAGTGCTCGTCCTATGGGTAGGGAGGCAgctaaaaaaaagggtaaaaaaaaaagcaaggaaACCTCGGAGGTAGTGGAAAAAGAATGGGCTGAATTTCAAACAATTAAGGGATAAAGAGATTGAACAATTGGAGAAAATGACATTGATGCAACAAGAGGCTAACCAAGTGGAGAAAATCAAATTGTATGTATAGTTAAGTTCCGACGAGCATCCCGATGAccggaagaaaaaaatgttggaAATTTTGGCCCATGAATTGTTTGATAATTAATTTCAAGCAAGTATTTGTCTGTAGTGTTTGCTTTAATTTTATTGTGTTTGAACATGTCAGTGTAGTGTTTGCtttaattttgttgtgtttgaatATGTTAGTGCAGtgtatgttttaattttattgtgtTTGAATATGTCACTATAGTGTTTGCTTTAATTTTATTGTGTTCGAATATGTCAGTGTAGTGTTTGTTGCTTTAATTTTATTGCGTTGATTTATGTCAGTGTAGTGTTTGTgacatttaaattattttatgttatcatTATTGTATGCTATCATTTTGGCAGTGTAGTACCAATCCCACATTAAGTTAAAATGATTtgtatcgtataaattatttaaataaattttgtttttattaaaaaaactaaaaaataaatttttaagtgtttattattttaatttaattttaatcgataattgtaattttacgtaatcataaaaacaaaaatataaatttaaataagaatatgaaataaaaatggtggggtagagaaagttgTGGtgtagagtgttgaatgaaaaaaccaTTGGAGAGAGTAAATGTTGAATGAATGTtaaatgattaggtggaagaaagagaaaacgATGTGGAGTGTTGAAAAGTGAAAAAGTGGTGTTGAAGTTGGTGAGTGCTAGGTTGCCTTCCCATGTAGGTGTGCTAGTTGCCTTGTGCGTGGCACCACTTAAAATTAACCATGTGGACTTATTAGCTATTTTATGCATTAAGTTTTGTTTTACATATTTAagcttataatttttgttatttgcATAATCTCGCCACtttcaattaataattaatagtatctcatattttcaaataaaactaaatcttttgtcaaaaaaaataaattaaatctatTTATCTTTGAAAGAAAAACGAAAATCTCTTCAATAATATGCAATTAGGATTCTTCTTCTGCAATTAGGGTTCTTGTTCTTCAATGGATCCCAAAAATGCATCTACTGGATCTCATCTCATGTTCAATCAATACACCAATACATCTACACTGTTTCTCAACTCCCCACGCGAATTTCCCAAACCCAAATCCTTCCTGTTCTTCACGAATCCCTTTGACATAATCGAAGAAGATATCATCGTCTTCCCGGTCATCGACGACGACATTTACCATCACCATCGTTTTTCTCTTCACAATCACCCCTTCTTTCTCAGTTCCAATATTCTCCAATACACAGAAGCCAAaaccccccaatttttttcattgACAAAAATCAAAAACGATACACATCTCCTATCTGATTATTCAGCTGAAGCTGGGACTAGTGCAAGTGAGAATTTTGATAGTGTTGTTGTTGATTATGTTGATCATAGAGAAGGAGTGTATTCTCCTAAGATAGAGATTGATCCGGTTCTCGGGGTTGCGAGGCCGAACCGGGATGATGAGACTGAACTAGATTTTGCATCCAAGCATGGAGTTAGAAGGAGTGAGAAAGATAGGTTTTTGAGGTCAAACTATGCCTTGAATGGGATAGTAGGGAACCAAAATCAGAGGAGCAAAAATGGGGTTGAACCTGTTTTGGATTATggtgataaaaaaattgatttaagagGGAATGGTGATACTAATGGAGTGGTGAATACTTGGACTTGGAGTCGCTGCGGTTGCTCCAATGCCAGAGAAAAAGAAGGAAGAGGAAGGTGTAAATAAAGGAGATGTTAAGGTGAATCTGTATGCAGAAGGGGAGGAGCCTGTTGATAAAGAATGGCAGAGACCATCTGGAATGAAGTATGGACTCACAGAAAATCCTGGTCTTGGTTAGTTTAAATTGATTTTACCTGTTTCTCACATTTAACTTGCAAAGCTAATTTTGGATAGTTATCAAAAT from Trifolium pratense cultivar HEN17-A07 linkage group LG5, ARS_RC_1.1, whole genome shotgun sequence encodes:
- the LOC123887410 gene encoding AUGMIN subunit 6, translated to MTMDREKEREIELESAMYTNCLLLGLDPSVIGVGASNSTPRVGAFRHSNPKLGEQLLYFILSSLRGPIQSSKDFDKVWPIFDSAQSRDFRKVVQGIISELESQGALPRSNSRVSSLATCCGPRFVELLWQLSLHALREVHRRTFTSDIASNPLPTPLTDVAFSHAATLLPVTKARIALERRKFLENAEMAVQKQAMWSNLAHEMTAEFRGLCAEEAYLQQELEKLHDLRNKVKLEGELWDDLVSSSSQNSHLVSKATRLWDSLLARKSQHEVLASGPIEDLIAHREHRYRISGSSLLAAMDQSSQAPYSESGESGDSPSVQMDNKEEIDGSHFSSETLTTVDDRNGRVHQTVDIAEVIRRWTHALQRIHRQSLHLAKANDGEGPDILRSAQEGGSSGHAESLAATLAEHQQHLASFQVLINQLKDVAPTIQKSISECTEKVNCLSSNLTPHLLNRHHSQSSSPIQAQSSGRMESSTDDVGELASRMSNVQLDKVSVSPSTLKLPQLFSMTPSSGKVGNVQRRHGNASQTNQTENLSDSKSLDAPSNNEVASSEGSDSSFVLNLKRSVREAALSLQSCNLESSRDSHSDGGSEHFFVPLSETSFSQSDAEKKATSLRSKRLFVSPMDDPLLESHTSDEHESKFDEFSDMLNDLESFSDYDNVNGFFSYAGSNETSEARRSMFDYEDAQEVFSPPMLMDSSLLTDQFEDLLAPLSETESALIDH
- the LOC123885893 gene encoding uncharacterized protein LOC123885893 — encoded protein: MVNENVLSGGAPEFPEFSTQITIANEDSTPKSKKNQQPAWNIEQNLVLISGWIKFGIAVYDGVKRFQGNGWFENDVLAKAQEIYECGKNVRFTLMEEWNALHDQPRYSSQVGSGSSGFKRSHESDACGSNSVRSSARPMGREAAKKKGKKKSKETSEVVEKEWAEFQTIKG
- the LOC123887411 gene encoding uncharacterized protein LOC123887411; this translates as MDPKNASTGSHLMFNQYTNTSTLFLNSPREFPKPKSFLFFTNPFDIIEEDIIVFPVIDDDIYHHHRFSLHNHPFFLSSNILQYTEAKTPQFFSLTKIKNDTHLLSDYSAEAGTSASENFDSVVVDYVDHREGVYSPKIEIDPVLGVARPNRDDETELDFASKHGVRRSEKDRFLRSNYALNGIVGNQNQRSKNGVEPVLDYGDKKIDLRGNGDTNGVVNTWTWSRCGCSNAREKEGRGRCK